TTGTAAAGACTTTGTCAAGAAATCGTTTCATTGCGTAATATATACCTGATGTACTGGCAGCAAATAAAACTGCAATGATTAGAACACTATGGTCTCGATAAGCAGAAAAATTATTATCGATAAATGTTTGAAACAGTCCCACTAAGTTTGAAAAAAGTAAGAGCGACAGAGCTGCTGACAGCCCATAACAGGTTCCTCTTGAAACCAGTAAAGTCAAATTAAACAAATTCTGTTTATACAAAGCATAAAAGAGAAAAAAAGAAAATAACACTCCTGACAATATATCTGTCGGAAATCCCTTAAAAATAGGAATAAATAATGCCATATGTCCAATAACAATCGTTAAAACCCCTAAAATTATTGGTCTGAACTGTTTACCCGCAATTGGCTTTTTTTTACTGAACCGAAAGATTAAAAATAAGGCATGAAATGTGATCAACCCACAAATTAGAAAGAGAAAAACCACAGTCCATGAAACATCATAAATAAATGCAGTCCTACCTATTTCTGTAATAACAACTGTTGGTGGTGGTAAAAAAAAGTCTGTTATAATATTGATAAGATTAATTATTCCTATACTAATTAAATAAAATCGCGAAAAGAAATAGTCTTTTACTCCAATGAATTCGGTGATAAAGCGAAAAAATGAAAATGGCATCAGACATAATCCTAATACAGATAAATGATACCAAAGCTCAAAAGAAGGCCACAATTCCAGTCTCATACAAAGAGAACCACCGGTCCATAAGATCATTGCCATTAAAAACAATAAGAAAGAATTGATCAATTTGCTCTTTTTCGCAGCCATAAAAGCCATAAACAAAAAGCTGTAACAACATAAAGCAATGATTGGTATAAATACGTAATTATCCATCATGCCCTCCCGAAATTCACCTGAATAACCTGGCCATAATTTTCGGTATCCAGAAGCTCTCTGATTTGATGTGTAAAAGGATTGATCCGTCTAATTTCAGAACTATTTCTTTTCTTATATCGTTCAAAGGTCCCGCATTTTAAAATTGTAATTTCCAATGGGTCTATTCCCAAAATTTTTTTTAAATCCTTATAGTCTTGATCTACGTATTTGAAATATACTGTTAAATGTTCTTTTAAGATTTCCCGACTGATTGCATGATTAACTAAAGACTGCGCTTTCATTTCAACATATAGATGCAGAAATGGCCGTGAATTTTGATTATATTCTTTTGCGGCAACCCAATCCTTAATGTCAATCCCAGATAAATCAATGGCGGTCCCAATTGAATGCTCAGTAATCCTAGTAAATCCGGCAATGTCAATTATTTCTGGAACTCTATCTATATATTTGAAACGGGGAATATTTGTCTGGTCATTTGCATTTTTTAACCCGACACAGCGGTATACATCACCGACACGATATCGCATAAAAGCACCGCCTTTAAACACAGATACAACTAATTCGTACTTTTCTCCTTCTTCAACTTCATTCATTAAGACAGTCTTAGGTTGATATTTAGGGTTGTTGTAACTAAGATTCATTTCCCTTTCAGAAATAAATTCATAAAAACAGGCATCTGGGAAAAAGTACATACCATCTCTAGTCCAGGTTTCTGTACCAATACAAGTTGGTTCTGTTCCAGCAAATATTTCCATTGGGCGAACACCCCATAAATCTTCCAGATCATCTTTATAACATTCATTATCAGTACCGGCAACCATAAAACCTTTTAATTTAAAAAGATCCTTTGGTTTAATTTCTCTATTTTCATTCTTGCAACGGATTTTAGCTATTAAATATCTACCTATCATGGAAAATGAATAATTTTTAAAGATGTCTCGATTTTCTGTTTTCCCAGCTTGTACACGATTCATCTTCGATAAACTTAAACTTACAAAATAAGTAACGCTCCCTAATCCAAAAAAATAATCAATATTTTTTTTAAGTCCAAGTTTAAAACCTTTTTTATTTCGTTCACTGAATGTCATTTTTTCCGCTTCTTTGACAGGTGGTAAGAATTCGATTCCAATTTCTTCATTAAAAACCAGAGGAAGTAACCCCGTTGCATAAGGTAGAGGTGCGAGTCCGTAAAGAATAGTATCATTAGCAGTAACGTCGAAGTGACCTTTTTCAAAACTTGTCGAAAGCATTAGACATGCCATAGTATTATTTCGATATGTATCCATCATCCCTTTTGTATACGGTGCTATTTTAAGAGGTTGTTTGCCCCCCTCCCAAGTTGTCTGGATCCATAATAATGGTTGTTCTGGTAGCATTTCGTCTTTTTTTTGCAACAGTATACCGGCATAGTCACTATATGTTGTCAGCGGTAATAAATGTCTGAAATTTTCGATTGAAGTTGGATTTTTTCCTTTAAGAATCTGTTTTCCCAGCTCAGATCGGCCCCAGAGACTAATCTGTTCTTCCATCAATCTATTTTGGATCTCCATATAACCATTTAGATCTAAATCTAGAAATCCACAATACTCATTCCAGATCTCATCTCTACGCTGTTTTTTTAACTTCTCCTCAAATTTCATATTTACTCCATCTCCGAATGCCAGGATTTACAACAGACCCTGAAACTATTTTTGTTTGGAATAAGAAAAGGAGTGTTCCTTTGATAGTCCTTATAATCCTCAAATAAATTTGTAAACGTCCATGAATCTTGAAAAATCACATAAATCAAATTACATATATTAAATATCAAACCCATCCAAAAAAGTTGCAGAGAATCAAATGCCAGCCAAATAAAGAAGTAAAATCCAGCAAAAAACAATACTCCAGGATGTCTGCAAAGCGCGTAAATTCCAGTTTGACAAATTTTATTAGGTCCATCAACATACGTTTCTTTAAAAGGTAAAGCAAAGAAAAGTGTGTAAATCAATAACCCTAACATAACAATTGAAATAATTCCAAAAGCAATCATTCTAGAGGCAATAAATCCATTTTTTATTAACTCAGAACAAATCGCCCAACTCGTCGAAAAAACAAGCATTATAATACCGATGAAAAAAAATTGTTTAAATAGTTTTCGTTTTAAGATAATACTATTAATATCATATAATACAAAGAATAAAAATGCAGTTACACCAAGACTAATCATTATCATTATATTCCTCCAGGAAAATATGAATAAAGTTCGTAATTTCTATCATTAAAATGCATTTTACAAAAGTTGGTACAAATATAATGATACTATCATTTTAAATATTTTGCAAACCTTTTATAGCTGACAAAATAGCTGTTTAGGAGGCTTTTTTAGTGCGGGAAGATTATTAATTTGGTAAACATAACTAGAAAAGTTCACACCAAAGCCTCTGAAACAAGCGTTTGAGTGGGAACTTTTTTTAACTATTTTTTATCTTTGAAAATGACTATTTTACACTTCATCAAGCATATTCTCCATCTGCTGCAAAAAGTCTATAACACTGCAAATAATACTGGATTTTTTACTCATTTTTATATTAAGTGTGTCTATTTTTTCACCAAAAGAATCTACTACCTGAGAAATCGCCCCAAATCCTTCAGCAGCGCCATTAATCCGATTGCTGGTACTTTCAATCCCGTCAATGATCTGATGACTGAAATTTTTGATGTCAGCAGTACACCCTTCCACTTCACTTGTGTTTTGTTTTACATCTTCTACTTTCTTTAGGCTAGCCCTACTGATTGATTTTGAATTGATGATCTCCTTTTTAACATCTTCAATACTTTTAAGCATTGCCATTAAATTGTCGTCTATCCCCTCCACCAGATCTTTGGTGGACTTAGACAGCCTTCCCATTTCTTCGGCGACAACCGCAAAAGCCATTCCAGCACTTCCGGCCCGTTCAGATTCAATTGAAGCGTTAAACGCCAGTAGTTTTGATTGCATCGCAATGCTGTTAATACCATTGGATAGATTTCTGATATTTGAAAAATCAGCTTCCAGCCGATTGAAAACATTTGTTATATTATCGAGCTGATCATTTGTTGTATGAATATTTTCAGCCAGTTCATCAACATTAGATTCAGTGTGATCAATCACTTCCATCGAATGATCAATAATCTCATTTATCTGATTGGCATAAGACCCAAAATTTTTAAAATCGTCATTGATTTTTCCAGTCATATCTCCGATATTTGAAATTTGAGAATATGTATCGGCAACATCTTCAAGGTAATCGGATACCTCGATCTCCTCCTGCATCAACTGATCGATTTTTTCTTCAATATGTTGAACGCCGAACTGCAGACTTGAACAGGTTTTATTTAAATTCTCAGCCCTCAGATCGCCTTCACTGTTGTTATCTCTTTGTAAGAATTCCTTGTTCATTAATTTCATCTCCTACTCAAATACTGCCAAAATCATGGTCTGATTAAAATGCTGCTCTCTCAGCTGCTCCCCATATCCCGAGAATCCTACATAATTGCCAACGGTATTCCCTACTA
This genomic interval from Eubacteriaceae bacterium ES3 contains the following:
- a CDS encoding methyl-accepting chemotaxis protein, giving the protein MNKEFLQRDNNSEGDLRAENLNKTCSSLQFGVQHIEEKIDQLMQEEIEVSDYLEDVADTYSQISNIGDMTGKINDDFKNFGSYANQINEIIDHSMEVIDHTESNVDELAENIHTTNDQLDNITNVFNRLEADFSNIRNLSNGINSIAMQSKLLAFNASIESERAGSAGMAFAVVAEEMGRLSKSTKDLVEGIDDNLMAMLKSIEDVKKEIINSKSISRASLKKVEDVKQNTSEVEGCTADIKNFSHQIIDGIESTSNRINGAAEGFGAISQVVDSFGEKIDTLNIKMSKKSSIICSVIDFLQQMENMLDEV
- a CDS encoding GH3 auxin-responsive promoter family protein, encoding MKFEEKLKKQRRDEIWNEYCGFLDLDLNGYMEIQNRLMEEQISLWGRSELGKQILKGKNPTSIENFRHLLPLTTYSDYAGILLQKKDEMLPEQPLLWIQTTWEGGKQPLKIAPYTKGMMDTYRNNTMACLMLSTSFEKGHFDVTANDTILYGLAPLPYATGLLPLVFNEEIGIEFLPPVKEAEKMTFSERNKKGFKLGLKKNIDYFFGLGSVTYFVSLSLSKMNRVQAGKTENRDIFKNYSFSMIGRYLIAKIRCKNENREIKPKDLFKLKGFMVAGTDNECYKDDLEDLWGVRPMEIFAGTEPTCIGTETWTRDGMYFFPDACFYEFISEREMNLSYNNPKYQPKTVLMNEVEEGEKYELVVSVFKGGAFMRYRVGDVYRCVGLKNANDQTNIPRFKYIDRVPEIIDIAGFTRITEHSIGTAIDLSGIDIKDWVAAKEYNQNSRPFLHLYVEMKAQSLVNHAISREILKEHLTVYFKYVDQDYKDLKKILGIDPLEITILKCGTFERYKKRNSSEIRRINPFTHQIRELLDTENYGQVIQVNFGRA